The following proteins are encoded in a genomic region of Xanthomonas citri pv. mangiferaeindicae:
- a CDS encoding 30S ribosomal protein S7, whose protein sequence is MSRKGNTPQRSVLPDPKHGSETIARFINMVMKSGKKSVAEKIVYGAMDVIGEKNPEALELVEKALGNVSPAVEVKSRRVGGATYQVPVEVRASRRMALAMRWLIESARKRGENSMPRKLAAELIDASENRGGAIKKREETHRMADANKAFAHYRW, encoded by the coding sequence ATGTCGCGTAAAGGAAACACCCCGCAGCGCTCGGTGCTGCCCGACCCGAAGCACGGCAGCGAGACGATCGCCCGCTTCATCAACATGGTCATGAAGAGCGGCAAGAAGTCGGTCGCCGAAAAGATCGTCTACGGAGCGATGGACGTCATCGGCGAGAAGAACCCCGAAGCGCTCGAGCTGGTCGAGAAGGCGCTGGGCAACGTTTCGCCGGCCGTCGAGGTCAAGTCCCGCCGCGTCGGCGGCGCGACCTACCAGGTGCCGGTCGAAGTGCGCGCCTCGCGCCGTATGGCGCTGGCGATGCGCTGGCTGATCGAGTCGGCGCGCAAGCGCGGCGAGAACAGCATGCCGCGCAAGCTCGCCGCCGAGCTGATCGACGCCTCCGAGAACCGGGGCGGCGCGATCAAGAAGCGTGAAGAGACCCACCGCATGGCCGACGCCAACAAGGCGTTCGCGCACTACCGCTGGTAA
- a CDS encoding translation elongation factor G: MARTTPIERYRNFGIMAHIDAGKTTTSERILFYTGKSHKIGEVHDGAATMDWMEQEQERGITIQSAATTAFWKGMDKSFPEHRFNIIDTPGHVDFTIEVERSLRVLDGAVFVLCAVGGVQPQSETVWRQANKYHVPRIAFVNKMDRTGANFLKVRDQLKARLGAVPVPMQVPIGAEDGFEGVVDLLKMKAIHWDTASQGLNFEYRDIPAELQAQAEEARAFMVESAAEASEELMDKYLESGELSEDEIVNGLRERTLKTEIVPMFCGTAFKNKGVQAMLDGVIKLLPSPVDVPAVKGVDVDDETKELSRESSDKAPFSALAFKIMTDPFVGSLTFFRVYSGTLNAGDQVYNSVKGKKERIGRLLQMHSNNREEIKEVLAGDIAAAVGLKDVTTGDTLCAQDAPIVLERMSFPEPVISMAVEPKTKSDQEKMGLALGRLAQEDPSFRVRTDEESGQTIISGMGELHLDIIVDRMKREFNVEANVGKPQVAYRETIRKSVKSEGKFVRQSGGKGQFGHVWLEISPQEPGTGYEFENAIVGGVVPKEYIPAVDKGIQEVLANGIMAGYPIVDVKVRLVDGSYHEVDSSEMAFKIAGSMGFKEGFNKASPVLLEPIMKVEVVSPEDYLGDVMGDVSRRRGILQGQDDSPSGKIINAMIPLGEMFGYATQLRSMSQGRATFTMEFDHYAEAPANIAETVTKK; this comes from the coding sequence GTGGCTCGCACGACTCCCATCGAACGCTACCGCAACTTCGGCATCATGGCTCACATCGATGCCGGCAAGACGACCACTTCCGAGCGCATCCTGTTCTATACGGGCAAGAGCCACAAGATCGGCGAGGTGCACGACGGCGCCGCGACCATGGACTGGATGGAGCAGGAGCAGGAGCGTGGCATCACGATCCAGTCCGCAGCCACCACCGCGTTCTGGAAGGGGATGGACAAGTCCTTCCCCGAGCACCGCTTCAACATCATCGACACCCCCGGACACGTCGACTTCACGATCGAGGTCGAGCGCAGCCTGCGCGTGCTCGACGGCGCGGTGTTCGTGCTGTGTGCGGTCGGTGGCGTGCAGCCGCAGTCGGAGACGGTGTGGCGCCAGGCCAACAAGTACCACGTGCCGCGCATCGCGTTCGTCAACAAGATGGACCGCACGGGCGCGAACTTCCTCAAGGTTCGCGACCAGCTGAAGGCGCGCCTGGGTGCGGTGCCGGTGCCGATGCAGGTGCCGATCGGTGCCGAGGATGGCTTCGAGGGCGTGGTCGACCTGCTGAAGATGAAGGCGATCCACTGGGACACCGCGTCCCAGGGGCTCAACTTCGAGTACCGCGACATCCCGGCCGAGCTGCAGGCGCAGGCCGAAGAGGCGCGTGCCTTCATGGTCGAGTCGGCCGCCGAGGCCAGCGAAGAGCTGATGGACAAGTACCTGGAGAGCGGTGAGCTGTCCGAGGACGAGATCGTCAACGGCCTGCGCGAGCGTACGCTCAAGACCGAGATCGTGCCGATGTTCTGCGGTACGGCGTTCAAGAACAAGGGCGTCCAGGCGATGCTCGACGGCGTCATCAAGCTGCTGCCGTCGCCGGTCGACGTGCCGGCGGTCAAGGGCGTGGATGTCGACGACGAGACCAAGGAGCTGTCGCGCGAGTCGAGCGACAAGGCCCCGTTCTCGGCGCTGGCGTTCAAGATCATGACCGACCCGTTCGTGGGTTCGCTGACGTTCTTCCGCGTCTACTCGGGCACGCTCAACGCCGGTGACCAGGTCTACAACTCGGTCAAGGGCAAGAAGGAGCGCATCGGCCGTCTGCTGCAGATGCACTCCAATAACCGCGAAGAGATCAAGGAAGTGCTGGCCGGCGACATCGCTGCGGCGGTGGGTCTGAAGGACGTCACCACCGGCGACACGCTGTGCGCGCAGGACGCGCCGATCGTGCTCGAGCGCATGAGCTTCCCCGAGCCGGTGATCTCGATGGCGGTCGAGCCCAAGACCAAGTCCGACCAGGAGAAGATGGGTCTGGCGCTCGGTCGCCTGGCGCAGGAGGATCCGTCCTTCCGCGTGCGCACCGACGAAGAATCGGGCCAGACGATCATCTCGGGCATGGGCGAGCTGCATCTGGACATCATCGTCGACCGCATGAAGCGCGAGTTCAACGTGGAGGCCAACGTCGGCAAGCCGCAGGTGGCCTACCGCGAGACGATCCGCAAGTCGGTGAAGTCCGAAGGCAAGTTCGTGCGCCAGTCGGGCGGTAAGGGCCAGTTCGGTCACGTGTGGCTGGAGATCTCGCCGCAGGAGCCGGGCACCGGCTACGAGTTCGAGAACGCCATCGTCGGCGGCGTCGTGCCCAAGGAGTACATCCCGGCGGTCGACAAGGGCATCCAGGAAGTGCTGGCCAACGGCATCATGGCCGGCTACCCGATCGTGGACGTCAAGGTCCGTCTGGTCGACGGCTCCTACCATGAAGTCGACTCGTCGGAAATGGCGTTCAAGATCGCCGGCTCGATGGGCTTCAAGGAAGGCTTCAACAAGGCCAGCCCGGTGCTGCTCGAGCCGATCATGAAGGTCGAGGTCGTCAGCCCCGAGGACTACCTGGGCGACGTGATGGGCGACGTCAGCCGCCGTCGCGGCATCCTGCAGGGCCAGGACGACAGCCCGTCGGGCAAGATCATCAACGCGATGATCCCGCTGGGCGAGATGTTCGGTTATGCCACGCAGCTGCGTTCGATGTCGCAGGGTCGCGCGACCTTCACGATGGAGTTCGACCACTACGCGGAAGCGCCGGCGAACATCGCCGAGACCGTCACCAAGAAGTAA
- a CDS encoding translation elongation factor Tu, with product MAKGKFERTKPHVNVGTIGHVDHGKTTLTAALTKIGAERFGGEFKAYDAIDAAPEEKARGITISTAHVEYESPTRHYAHVDCPGHADYVKNMITGAAQMDGAILVCSAADGPMPQTREHILLSRQVGVPYIVVFLNKADMVDDAELLELVEMEVRELLSKYEFPGDDTPIISGSARLALEGDQSEIGVPAILKLVDALDTWIPEPERDIDKAFLMPVEDVFSISGRGTVVTGRIERGIIKVGDEIEIVGIRPVQKTTVTGVEMFRKLLDQGQAGDNAGLLLRGTKRDDVERGQVLAKPGSIKPHTDFEAEVYVLSKDEGGRHTPFFKGYRPQFYFRTTDITGAVELPEGTEMVMPGDNVKMVVTLINPVAMDEGLRFAIREGGRTVGAGVVAKIIK from the coding sequence ATGGCAAAGGGTAAGTTCGAGCGCACCAAGCCGCACGTCAATGTCGGCACGATCGGTCACGTCGACCATGGCAAGACGACGCTGACGGCGGCGCTGACGAAGATCGGCGCCGAGCGTTTCGGCGGCGAGTTCAAGGCCTACGACGCGATCGACGCGGCGCCGGAAGAGAAGGCGCGCGGCATCACGATCTCGACCGCGCACGTGGAATACGAGAGCCCGACGCGCCACTACGCGCACGTCGACTGCCCGGGCCACGCGGACTACGTCAAGAACATGATCACCGGCGCGGCGCAGATGGACGGCGCGATCCTGGTGTGCTCGGCCGCTGACGGCCCGATGCCGCAGACGCGCGAGCACATCCTGCTGTCGCGTCAGGTCGGCGTGCCGTACATCGTCGTGTTCCTGAACAAGGCCGACATGGTGGACGACGCCGAGCTGCTCGAGCTGGTCGAGATGGAAGTGCGCGAGCTGCTGAGCAAGTACGAGTTCCCGGGCGACGACACCCCGATCATCTCGGGTTCGGCGCGCCTGGCGCTGGAAGGCGACCAGTCGGAGATCGGCGTGCCTGCGATCCTGAAGCTGGTCGACGCGCTGGACACCTGGATTCCGGAGCCGGAGCGCGACATCGACAAGGCGTTCCTGATGCCGGTCGAGGACGTGTTCTCGATCTCGGGTCGCGGCACGGTGGTCACGGGGCGTATCGAGCGCGGCATCATCAAGGTCGGCGACGAAATCGAAATCGTCGGTATCCGTCCGGTGCAGAAGACGACCGTCACGGGCGTGGAAATGTTCCGCAAGCTGCTCGATCAGGGTCAGGCGGGCGACAACGCCGGTCTGCTGCTGCGCGGCACCAAGCGTGACGACGTCGAGCGTGGCCAGGTGCTGGCCAAGCCGGGTTCGATCAAGCCGCACACCGACTTCGAGGCCGAGGTCTACGTGCTGTCGAAGGATGAGGGTGGTCGTCACACGCCGTTCTTCAAGGGCTATCGTCCGCAGTTCTACTTCCGCACCACCGACATCACCGGTGCGGTCGAGCTGCCGGAAGGCACCGAGATGGTGATGCCGGGCGACAACGTGAAGATGGTGGTCACGCTGATCAACCCGGTGGCGATGGACGAAGGCCTGCGCTTCGCGATCCGCGAAGGCGGCCGGACCGTCGGCGCCGGCGTGGTGGCCAAGATCATCAAGTAA
- a CDS encoding 30S ribosomal protein S10: MTDQKIRIRLKAFDHRLIDRSASEIVETAKRTGAQVRGPIPLPTKIERYTILTSPHVDKDARDQYETRTHKRVLDIVDPNDKTVDALMKLELAAGVDVQIKLT, translated from the coding sequence ATGACGGACCAAAAGATCCGGATCCGCCTCAAGGCGTTCGATCATCGTCTGATCGACCGTTCGGCCAGCGAGATCGTCGAAACCGCCAAGCGGACGGGCGCCCAAGTGCGCGGCCCCATCCCGCTGCCGACCAAGATCGAGCGTTACACCATCCTGACGTCGCCGCACGTCGACAAGGATGCGCGTGACCAGTACGAGACCCGCACGCACAAGCGCGTGCTCGACATCGTCGACCCCAACGACAAGACCGTGGACGCGCTGATGAAGCTCGAGCTCGCGGCTGGCGTCGACGTCCAGATCAAGCTGACCTGA
- a CDS encoding 50S ribosomal protein L3, with protein MTAKIHSLGIVGRKAGMSRVFTEDGKSVPVTLIEATPNRITQVKTPETDGYSAVQVTAGSKRAVLVNKPETGHLAKAKVEAGRGLWELRVADDKIADFSVGGEIRADIFEVGQLVDVQGVTKGKGFQGTIKRWNFKMGDATHGNSLSHRQPGSLGQRQTPGRVFPGKKMSGHMGADQQTTQRLQIVKVDAERGLIAVKGAVPGAPGGDVIVRPSSKA; from the coding sequence ATGACCGCGAAGATTCATTCGTTGGGCATCGTCGGCCGCAAGGCCGGCATGAGCCGCGTGTTCACCGAAGACGGCAAGTCCGTGCCGGTGACGCTGATCGAAGCCACCCCCAACCGTATCACCCAGGTGAAGACCCCCGAGACCGACGGCTACAGCGCCGTGCAGGTCACCGCCGGCAGCAAGCGTGCCGTGCTGGTCAACAAGCCCGAAACCGGTCACCTCGCCAAGGCGAAGGTCGAAGCCGGTCGTGGCCTGTGGGAACTGCGCGTGGCCGACGACAAGATCGCCGACTTCAGCGTTGGCGGCGAAATCCGCGCCGACATCTTCGAAGTGGGCCAGCTCGTCGACGTCCAGGGCGTCACCAAGGGCAAGGGCTTCCAGGGCACGATCAAGCGCTGGAACTTCAAGATGGGCGACGCGACGCACGGTAACTCGCTGTCGCACCGCCAGCCCGGTTCGCTGGGTCAGCGCCAGACGCCGGGCCGCGTGTTCCCGGGCAAGAAGATGTCCGGCCACATGGGCGCCGATCAGCAGACCACGCAGCGCCTGCAGATCGTCAAGGTCGACGCCGAGCGCGGCCTGATCGCGGTCAAGGGCGCCGTGCCGGGCGCGCCGGGCGGCGACGTGATCGTGCGTCCGTCGAGCAAGGCATAA
- a CDS encoding 50S ribosomal protein L4, with translation MELAINNSSSKLSVSDAVFGRDFSEDLVHQVVVAYRNAGRAGTKAQKTRSEVNGTTKKSKKQKGGGARHGALTAPIFVGGGVTFAAKPRSFEQKVNRKMYRAAMSAILSELNRQGRLTIVEAFDLTETKTSGMVAKLKEFDLGKRPLIVTEDASEHLYLSARNLPYVEIRDVQGLDPVALVGADSVLITTDAVKKIEEWLA, from the coding sequence ATGGAACTCGCAATCAACAACAGCAGCAGCAAGCTGTCGGTCTCCGACGCCGTGTTCGGCCGCGATTTCAGCGAGGATCTGGTCCACCAGGTCGTCGTCGCCTATCGCAACGCCGGCCGCGCCGGTACCAAGGCCCAGAAGACCCGTTCGGAAGTCAACGGCACGACCAAGAAGTCGAAGAAGCAGAAGGGTGGCGGTGCACGTCACGGCGCCCTGACCGCTCCGATCTTCGTCGGCGGTGGCGTGACCTTCGCGGCCAAGCCGCGCAGCTTCGAGCAGAAGGTCAACCGCAAGATGTACCGCGCGGCGATGTCGGCGATCCTGTCCGAACTCAACCGCCAGGGCCGTCTGACGATCGTCGAGGCGTTCGACCTGACCGAGACCAAGACCAGCGGCATGGTCGCCAAGCTCAAGGAATTCGATCTGGGCAAGCGTCCGCTGATCGTGACCGAAGACGCGTCCGAGCACCTGTACCTGTCGGCACGCAACCTGCCGTACGTCGAGATCCGCGACGTGCAGGGCCTGGATCCGGTCGCGCTGGTCGGCGCCGATTCCGTGCTGATCACCACCGATGCGGTGAAGAAGATCGAGGAGTGGCTGGCATGA
- a CDS encoding 50S ribosomal protein L23: MNDAKLYEVIRAPRVSEKTARLQELSNQYAFEVSTVATKADIKAAVEKLFDVKVEAVNVVNVKGKNKSFRQRQGSRGDWRKAYVKLADGQSIDVMNAKV, encoded by the coding sequence ATGAACGACGCCAAGCTCTATGAAGTGATCCGTGCGCCGCGCGTGTCCGAGAAGACCGCGCGCCTGCAGGAACTGTCCAACCAGTACGCGTTCGAAGTGTCGACGGTCGCCACCAAGGCCGACATCAAGGCCGCGGTCGAGAAGCTGTTCGACGTCAAGGTCGAGGCGGTCAACGTCGTCAACGTGAAGGGCAAGAACAAGTCCTTCCGTCAGCGTCAGGGCAGCCGCGGCGACTGGCGCAAGGCCTACGTGAAGCTGGCCGACGGCCAGTCGATCGACGTCATGAACGCGAAGGTCTGA
- a CDS encoding 50S ribosomal protein L2 — protein sequence MPLMKFKPTSAGRRSAVRVVHPELHKGAPHAALVEKKSKSGGRNHHGRITTRHIGGGHKQHYRIVDFKRDKEGIPARVERIEYDPNRTAHIALLVYVDGERRYIIAPKGLKAGDQVIAGSDAPIKTGNTLPLRNIPVGSTIHCIEMKPGKGAQIARAAGAAVQLIAREGVYATVRLRSGEVRRVPSECRATIGEVSNDEHSLEKLGKAGAKRWRGVKPTVRGAAMNPVDHPHGGGEARAGQGNPHPVTPWGVPTKGYKTRHNKRTQQFIVRDRRS from the coding sequence ATGCCATTGATGAAATTCAAGCCCACGTCCGCCGGTCGCCGCTCCGCGGTCCGCGTCGTGCACCCCGAGCTGCACAAGGGTGCGCCGCATGCCGCGCTGGTCGAGAAGAAGAGCAAGTCGGGTGGTCGCAACCACCACGGCCGGATCACCACGCGCCACATCGGCGGCGGTCACAAGCAGCACTACCGCATCGTCGACTTCAAGCGCGACAAGGAAGGCATTCCGGCGCGCGTGGAGCGTATCGAGTACGACCCCAACCGCACCGCGCACATCGCGCTGCTGGTGTATGTCGACGGTGAGCGCCGCTACATCATCGCCCCCAAGGGCCTGAAGGCCGGCGACCAGGTGATCGCGGGTTCCGATGCGCCGATCAAGACCGGCAACACGCTGCCGCTGCGCAACATCCCGGTCGGTTCGACGATCCACTGCATCGAGATGAAGCCGGGCAAGGGCGCGCAGATCGCGCGTGCCGCCGGCGCCGCCGTCCAGCTGATCGCGCGCGAAGGCGTCTACGCCACCGTGCGTCTGCGTTCGGGCGAAGTGCGTCGCGTGCCGTCGGAGTGCCGCGCCACGATCGGCGAGGTCAGCAACGACGAGCACAGCCTCGAGAAGCTCGGCAAGGCCGGCGCCAAGCGCTGGCGCGGCGTCAAGCCCACCGTCCGCGGTGCGGCGATGAACCCGGTCGACCATCCGCACGGCGGTGGTGAGGCCCGCGCCGGACAAGGCAACCCGCACCCGGTCACCCCGTGGGGCGTGCCGACCAAGGGTTACAAGACCCGCCATAACAAGCGGACGCAGCAGTTCATCGTGCGCGACCGTAGGAGCTGA
- a CDS encoding 30S ribosomal protein S19 — translation MARSLKKGPFVDHHLIKKVEAAGTNTKKPIKTWSRRSMVLPEMVGFTIAIHNGKNHIPVLVNENMVGHKLGEFALTRTFKGHGGDKKSGR, via the coding sequence ATGGCACGTTCACTCAAGAAGGGTCCGTTCGTCGACCACCACCTCATCAAGAAGGTCGAGGCCGCCGGCACCAACACCAAGAAGCCGATCAAGACCTGGTCGCGCCGCTCGATGGTCCTGCCGGAAATGGTCGGCTTCACGATCGCCATCCACAACGGCAAGAACCACATTCCGGTGCTCGTCAACGAGAACATGGTTGGCCACAAGCTCGGCGAGTTCGCCCTGACCCGGACGTTCAAGGGTCACGGCGGCGACAAGAAGTCGGGCAGGTAA
- a CDS encoding 50S ribosomal protein L22, producing the protein MDKATKARLEEQKRARTEVNKRTAILRTARISPQKARLVADQVRGLPVERAVGLLKFSDKKAAHLIKKVVESAIANAENNAGADVDELKIATITVDEGPTLKRFMARAKGRGTRILKRTSHITVVVGEGK; encoded by the coding sequence ATGGACAAGGCAACGAAAGCCCGCCTCGAAGAGCAGAAGCGCGCTCGCACCGAGGTCAACAAGCGCACCGCGATCCTGCGGACCGCGCGCATCTCGCCCCAGAAGGCCCGCCTGGTCGCCGACCAGGTCCGCGGTCTGCCGGTCGAGCGCGCCGTCGGTCTGCTGAAGTTCTCGGACAAGAAGGCCGCGCACCTGATCAAGAAGGTCGTCGAATCGGCCATCGCCAACGCCGAGAACAACGCCGGCGCCGATGTCGACGAGCTGAAGATCGCCACCATCACGGTCGACGAAGGTCCGACGCTGAAGCGCTTCATGGCGCGCGCCAAGGGACGCGGTACCCGCATCCTCAAGCGCACCAGCCACATCACCGTCGTCGTGGGAGAGGGCAAGTAA
- a CDS encoding 30S ribosomal protein S3, with protein MGHKVHPTGIRLGIAKDWNSKWYAGKKEYAEYLAADLKVREMLRKRLAQAGISKILIERPAKTARVTIHTARPGVVIGKRGEDIEKLRKDVSQMMGVPAHINVTEVRKPELDAQLVAESIAQQLERRIMFRRAMKRAVGNAMRLGALGIKVNVAGRLNGAEIARSEWYREGRVPLHTLRADVDYGFAEAKTTYGIIGIKTWIYKGEIFDFSQVGQEKQDDTPRGERGDRGDRERRGPRREREARD; from the coding sequence ATGGGTCATAAAGTTCATCCCACCGGTATCCGTCTGGGCATCGCCAAGGACTGGAACTCCAAGTGGTACGCCGGCAAGAAGGAATACGCCGAGTACCTGGCCGCTGACCTCAAGGTCCGCGAGATGCTGCGCAAGCGCCTGGCGCAGGCCGGCATCAGCAAGATCCTGATCGAGCGTCCGGCCAAGACCGCGCGTGTGACGATCCACACCGCCCGCCCGGGCGTGGTGATCGGCAAGCGCGGCGAGGACATCGAGAAGCTGCGTAAGGACGTGAGCCAGATGATGGGCGTTCCGGCGCACATCAACGTGACCGAGGTCCGCAAGCCGGAGCTCGACGCGCAGCTGGTCGCCGAGTCGATCGCGCAGCAGCTCGAGCGCCGCATCATGTTCCGCCGTGCGATGAAGCGTGCGGTCGGCAATGCGATGCGCCTGGGCGCACTGGGCATCAAGGTCAACGTCGCCGGTCGCCTCAACGGCGCCGAGATCGCACGTTCGGAGTGGTACCGCGAAGGTCGCGTGCCGCTGCACACGCTGCGCGCCGACGTCGACTACGGCTTCGCCGAGGCCAAGACGACCTACGGGATCATCGGTATCAAGACCTGGATCTACAAGGGCGAGATCTTCGATTTCTCCCAGGTCGGCCAGGAGAAGCAGGACGACACGCCGCGCGGCGAGCGTGGTGACCGCGGAGACCGCGAGCGCCGTGGTCCGCGTCGTGAACGCGAGGCGAGGGACTAA
- a CDS encoding 50S ribosomal protein L16 codes for MLQPKRTKYRKMHKGRNEGLSWSGNAVSFGEYGLRATATGQLTARQIEAGRRTISRHVKRGGKMWIRVFPDKPITKKPIEVRMGSGKGGVEYWVAQIQPGRMIYEIEGVEETVAREAFRLAAAKLSVTTQFVTRTVR; via the coding sequence ATGCTGCAACCCAAGCGAACCAAATACCGCAAGATGCACAAGGGCCGTAACGAAGGCCTGTCGTGGAGCGGCAACGCCGTCAGCTTCGGCGAGTACGGCCTGCGGGCGACCGCGACCGGCCAGCTGACCGCGCGTCAGATCGAAGCCGGCCGCCGGACCATCAGCCGTCACGTCAAGCGCGGCGGCAAGATGTGGATCCGCGTGTTCCCGGACAAGCCGATCACCAAGAAGCCGATCGAAGTCCGAATGGGCTCGGGCAAGGGCGGTGTGGAGTACTGGGTCGCCCAGATCCAGCCCGGCCGCATGATCTACGAGATCGAGGGCGTCGAGGAGACGGTGGCACGCGAAGCGTTCCGCCTGGCTGCCGCCAAGCTTTCGGTCACCACCCAATTCGTGACCCGGACGGTGCGCTGA
- a CDS encoding 50S ribosomal protein L29 — protein sequence MATTKELREKSAEELQSHLLELHKERFSLRMQKATGQLTKTHEARRVRREIARVNTLIGQKK from the coding sequence ATGGCTACGACCAAGGAACTCCGCGAGAAGTCGGCAGAAGAACTGCAGTCGCATCTGCTCGAGCTGCACAAGGAGCGTTTCTCGCTTCGCATGCAGAAGGCGACCGGTCAGCTGACCAAGACGCACGAAGCCCGTCGGGTGCGCCGCGAGATTGCGCGCGTCAACACCCTGATCGGCCAGAAGAAGTAA
- a CDS encoding 30S ribosomal protein S17, producing the protein MNTEKKQRTVQGRVVSNKMDKTVTVLVERQVKHALYGKYIKRSTKLHAHDAENACQEGDLVKVVEIAPMSKTKNWRVTEIVARAAE; encoded by the coding sequence ATGAATACCGAGAAGAAGCAGCGCACGGTCCAGGGCCGCGTGGTCAGCAACAAGATGGACAAGACCGTCACGGTGCTGGTCGAGCGTCAGGTCAAGCACGCCCTGTACGGCAAGTACATCAAGCGTTCGACCAAGCTCCACGCCCACGACGCCGAGAACGCCTGCCAGGAAGGCGATCTGGTGAAGGTCGTCGAGATCGCGCCGATGTCCAAGACCAAGAACTGGCGTGTGACGGAAATCGTCGCGCGCGCGGCCGAATAA
- a CDS encoding 50S ribosomal protein L14: protein MIQMQSHLDVADNSGAKEVMCIKVLGGSKRRYAAIGDIIKVSVKEAIPRGKVKKGEVYDAVVVRTRKGVRRPDGSLIRFDGNAAVLLNNKQEPIGTRIFGPVTRELRSEKFMKIVSLAPEVL, encoded by the coding sequence ATGATCCAGATGCAGAGCCACCTCGACGTGGCCGACAACAGCGGTGCCAAGGAAGTGATGTGCATCAAGGTGCTCGGCGGCTCCAAGCGCCGCTACGCCGCGATCGGCGACATCATCAAGGTGTCCGTGAAGGAAGCGATTCCGCGCGGCAAGGTCAAGAAGGGCGAGGTCTACGACGCCGTCGTGGTGCGTACCCGCAAGGGTGTGCGCCGTCCCGACGGTTCGCTGATCCGCTTCGATGGCAACGCCGCGGTGTTGCTCAATAACAAGCAGGAGCCGATCGGCACCCGCATCTTCGGGCCCGTGACCCGTGAGCTTCGTTCCGAGAAGTTCATGAAGATCGTGTCGCTCGCTCCCGAAGTGCTCTGA
- a CDS encoding 50S ribosomal protein L24, producing the protein MANRIKKGDHVIVIAGKDKGKRGDVVRVVGDKVVVSNVNLVKRHTKPNPQAGQAGGVIEREAPIHASNVMPFNPATGKGERIGTKKLEDGRTLRVFRSSGEALDA; encoded by the coding sequence ATGGCCAATCGAATCAAGAAGGGCGACCACGTCATCGTGATCGCCGGCAAGGACAAGGGCAAGCGCGGTGATGTGGTGCGCGTGGTCGGCGACAAGGTCGTCGTCTCCAACGTCAACCTCGTCAAGCGCCACACCAAGCCCAATCCGCAAGCCGGCCAGGCCGGTGGCGTGATCGAGCGCGAAGCTCCGATCCACGCTTCGAACGTGATGCCGTTCAACCCTGCCACCGGCAAGGGCGAGCGCATCGGAACCAAGAAGCTCGAGGATGGACGCACGCTGCGCGTGTTCCGCTCGAGCGGTGAGGCGCTCGACGCCTGA
- a CDS encoding 50S ribosomal protein L5 translates to MTTRLEQFYKDEVVPKLMEQFGYDNIMQVPRLTKITLNMGVGEAAANKKILENATADMAKISGQKPLVTKSRVSVASFKIRDGWPIGCKVTLRRNRMYEFLDRLVNVSLPRVRDFRGVSGRSFDGRGNYNMGVKEQIIFPEIDFDQVDAIRGMDIAITTTARTNEEAKALLEAFRFPFRN, encoded by the coding sequence ATGACGACCCGTCTGGAACAGTTCTACAAGGATGAAGTGGTACCGAAGCTCATGGAGCAGTTCGGTTACGACAACATCATGCAGGTCCCGCGCCTGACCAAGATCACGCTCAACATGGGCGTGGGCGAGGCGGCCGCGAACAAGAAGATCCTCGAGAACGCCACCGCCGACATGGCCAAGATCAGCGGCCAGAAGCCGCTGGTGACCAAGTCGCGCGTGTCGGTCGCCTCGTTCAAGATCCGCGACGGCTGGCCGATCGGCTGCAAGGTCACGCTGCGCCGCAACCGGATGTACGAGTTCCTCGACCGTCTGGTGAACGTCTCGCTGCCGCGCGTGCGCGACTTCCGTGGCGTGTCGGGTCGTTCGTTCGACGGCCGCGGCAACTACAACATGGGCGTGAAGGAACAGATCATCTTCCCGGAAATCGACTTCGACCAGGTCGACGCGATCCGCGGCATGGATATCGCCATCACCACCACCGCACGCACCAACGAAGAAGCCAAGGCACTGCTCGAAGCCTTCCGCTTCCCGTTCCGCAACTGA
- a CDS encoding 30S ribosomal protein S14: MAKTSMVNREVKRTKLAKQHAEKRAALKKIISSQTASYEDKIEAATKLQKLPRDSSPSRQVNRCALTGRPRGVYSKFGLGRNKLREATMRGDVPGLRKASW; this comes from the coding sequence ATGGCAAAGACGTCCATGGTCAACCGCGAGGTCAAGCGGACCAAGCTGGCCAAGCAGCACGCCGAGAAGCGTGCGGCGCTGAAGAAGATCATCAGCAGCCAGACCGCGAGCTACGAGGACAAGATCGAGGCCGCGACCAAGCTGCAGAAGCTGCCGCGCGATTCGTCGCCCTCGCGTCAGGTCAACCGTTGCGCCCTCACGGGCCGTCCGCGTGGCGTGTACAGCAAGTTCGGCCTGGGCCGCAACAAGCTGCGCGAAGCCACGATGCGCGGTGACGTGCCGGGCCTGCGCAAGGCCAGCTGGTAA